CCGTAAATGCCTTTGACCTCTTTTAACACTCCATGATCATTCTTCTTAATTTTTCATTTACCAATTGTTTTGAGGTGGGGTGTTTCTCACGAGAAAGCCACTTGTAAAAACCACTACGAGATACTTTCGTAATTTTACACAATAAAGTAATAGAATACTTTTTAGACAATTCTTTAATAAGCTCGAAAAAACAGCGTTTATCTTTCGGTTTCACCTCTTTTCTAGACCTAGCCACTTTTTTAAGAATTCGTTCTCTGCGCGTAATCGAACTATCTCTTCCTCCATACTCTCTGGCCTTGTTCGTGGTCTTCCTCTAAGAGGATTTTTTGTTCTCCCGCGGTTTTCATCTAGTCCCTGTATACCTTCCTTTCTATAATGATTAACCCATCCTCTTAAAATAGAAGGATCACTAATGCCGAGATCCCTTGTAAGTGTTTTGTACCCTTGTTCACCGTTCAAATAGAGCTGTACGGCTTTTAATTTAAAATCCTTTGAATATGTTTTTCTAATTTTCCCCATAGAAAATTCCCCTCCTAGTTAATACAGTAAGGGGTCTTACTTCTTACTGTCTACTAAAAGGGGATAATATCAATAATAGAGGTTTAGCTTCTTTTAGCGTTTTCTGCTATTCCTCCCGTTCCTTTCTACTTACAACCCTTACCGATCAGCCAGCTCCCAAGATATAGCCTGTTCCTTTAATACCAAACAAATTGTTTCCTTACTTAGTTAGTCCACTTTCTCTCCAAGCTGATTCATTAAAAAAATAGTTGTCTCACATGTGATAAGTTGTACGACGGAAATCATTTTAGAATGAATGAGCCGTGTTCAGCTATTCATTGAAGATAACTAGAATAATAAATATCCCTAATAATGTAAAATGATTATATTTTTGGTAAAATACACTTATACAAAGGGAAGGAGATAAAAACAATGAAAAAAATTAGAAATTTATATTCCGTTCCTGTTGCGTTATTCATTACAGCTGTAGTAGTCACTGGTGCTAACGCTCATCCAATTGCTCCTACCGTTTCACAAGAAGTTTCTACTAACGTTAATTCTGATCATATTACGAAGCCAAAGGTTTCTAGTGCTGTAGCAAGTAAAGGAAATATTGATGGAAACGCAATAGTGCCTTACGTTTCAATTGCCAAAGATGAGGATGTCAGTTATAAATCTGGTCAAGGTTCCTTTGTCTTCGATTACTCTTCTCATAATGGCAAGTACCCACACCTACGAATACACGTGGAGAATACGGGGAGCAAAAGTTTCCGGCTAGAACTTCTTTCTGAGGACGGTACAGAAATTTGGGGTATCGAGCCTGTGAAAGCTGGTGAAGTAGTTGAGTATGTGGTTCCGAAAACCAATAAATATTACGGCGAGGGTGAGTATAGACTTAGATTTGCTGGAACAAAAGGGAGTGCTGTAAAGGCAAGGGTAAATGTACGCTCTTTAACACCTAACGATATATAAAAAGGATTGCATCAGCGTTGTAGCTGAATTTTTGTTATGAAAACTCTTAAAGAGGGATAAAGCAAATGACTAAAGAGGCTTTGGAACAAAGGGTAGAAAGGTTAGAGTTTTATCTAAACTTGATGAGGGAGTTTGCAGTAGATCCAGAAACGT
The nucleotide sequence above comes from Brevibacillus laterosporus LMG 15441. Encoded proteins:
- a CDS encoding transposase, giving the protein MGKIRKTYSKDFKLKAVQLYLNGEQGYKTLTRDLGISDPSILRGWVNHYRKEGIQGLDENRGRTKNPLRGRPRTRPESMEEEIVRLRAENEFLKKWLGLEKR